A single genomic interval of Burkholderia cepacia ATCC 25416 harbors:
- a CDS encoding DUF1643 domain-containing protein encodes MSAIISPCCCFRYRLEREVAPTGFVVAFFGVNSSRADASVRDHTDLKWTGFAARWGARKYIAGNPFAFRSPNVHDLAAVVDPIGPENDMHLAQIIADADQLVPCWGDRGKLPKCLRPRLDVVADMLRASGKPLKVFGLTAKGDPKHPLMLPYDTPLIDWSAQ; translated from the coding sequence ATGAGCGCCATCATCAGCCCCTGCTGCTGCTTCCGATACCGCCTCGAGCGCGAAGTCGCGCCGACCGGGTTCGTCGTCGCGTTCTTCGGCGTCAACTCGTCACGCGCCGACGCGAGCGTGCGCGACCACACGGACCTGAAATGGACCGGCTTCGCCGCGCGCTGGGGTGCGCGGAAGTACATCGCCGGCAATCCGTTCGCCTTCCGTTCGCCGAACGTGCACGATCTGGCCGCAGTGGTCGATCCGATCGGCCCGGAGAACGACATGCACCTCGCGCAGATCATCGCTGACGCCGATCAGCTCGTCCCATGCTGGGGCGACCGGGGCAAGCTGCCGAAGTGCTTGCGCCCGCGCCTCGACGTCGTCGCGGACATGCTGCGCGCCTCCGGCAAGCCGTTGAAGGTATTCGGCCTGACTGCCAAAGGCGACCCGAAGCATCCGCTGATGCTGCCGTACGACACCCCCCTGATTGACTGGAGTGCACAATGA
- a CDS encoding pyocin activator PrtN family protein, which translates to MNTVFFLMAQYGAMAVVPIELVCRDYFSHLTPLQLQRKISAGELALPLVRIEGKSQKAAKGVHIEDLAKWIDARRAAAVKECDQLCGQC; encoded by the coding sequence GTGAATACTGTCTTCTTCCTGATGGCGCAATATGGCGCGATGGCAGTCGTGCCGATCGAGCTCGTATGCCGCGACTATTTTTCGCACCTGACACCGCTTCAGCTGCAGCGAAAAATCAGCGCCGGCGAGCTCGCCCTTCCTCTGGTGCGCATCGAGGGCAAGTCTCAGAAGGCCGCGAAGGGCGTGCACATCGAGGACTTGGCAAAATGGATCGACGCGCGCCGTGCCGCTGCCGTCAAAGAGTGTGATCAGCTCTGCGGCCAATGCTGA
- a CDS encoding helix-turn-helix domain-containing protein — protein sequence MNKTLTDEQIDDFARPYRLLPNPGDYFDYHGFARALLAAQQPEPRAEVTEEQPSFTNPLTPYGMLVRALRIVAGVTLMDMATALLTTPAKLSAMEFGRAPVTPEFAFDVVAYFDALDVPHTASALRAALAARAGEGHADQA from the coding sequence ATGAATAAGACGCTGACGGATGAGCAGATCGATGACTTTGCGCGCCCGTACCGGCTGCTGCCGAACCCCGGCGACTACTTCGACTATCACGGTTTCGCCCGCGCCCTCCTCGCCGCTCAGCAGCCGGAGCCGCGGGCCGAGGTGACGGAAGAACAGCCGAGCTTCACGAATCCGCTCACGCCGTACGGCATGCTCGTCCGCGCGCTGCGCATCGTAGCAGGCGTCACGCTGATGGACATGGCGACCGCGCTCCTGACGACGCCCGCGAAGCTGTCGGCGATGGAGTTCGGACGCGCCCCTGTCACTCCGGAGTTTGCGTTTGACGTGGTGGCCTACTTTGACGCGCTCGACGTGCCACATACGGCGTCAGCGCTTCGCGCTGCTCTCGCCGCCCGCGCAGGAGAAGGCCATGCCGATCAAGCCTGA